A single Cryptococcus deuterogattii R265 chromosome 2, complete sequence DNA region contains:
- a CDS encoding ATP-binding cassette transporter, whose amino-acid sequence MLSRQGLGLAANFIRTPLRRRFPPNLPVPAHAATLHPQLRQLLFQSRLRYYSQSSKQEGNTEKEKGPEDECAPSPIPIHPPQPIKLPSATASPTTSPTSSGKDAKPDASSVLKLLTLAKPEWKLLTAGVAFLSVSTAVNLSIPWAIGRIIDFFAPGSDETLLFGLPLEHATGALAAILLIGAAANSGRSVCLRLAGQRTVARIRNKTYDKYLSMPPSHIETAGVGDALSRLGQDTSIVGQSLSENLGEGLKAVLGAGAGVIAMWLISPTLTVAMLCIIPPIAIGTFFYGRFIRKLSLKTQEAMGGMSKLAEERLSAHRTITSSNTQPMEKGLYASKVDGVYKLQKKETFANGIFQGANEVAGDIGMIGLLIYGGVLVKRGEISVGDMTSLFIYVNWIEWSLNTLAGFFTGLMKGVGASQRIIGLHALPSPIPLSSGELLPKADAGSIELRNVDFAYPSRPDTKVLNGLNLKIDKGERIALVGGSGSGKSSIQLLLLRFYDPTSGSVLFSDNDIRKYIPESWRSRIGVVQQDPVLFGGTIEENIAYGHPNATRGDIKRAAQVAHCDFIEKLPQGYDTLITKNSMSGGQRQRIAIARALVGNPSVLLMDEATSALDSESERAVNAALNDLFANSDITVILIAHRLSSIASANRVVLLEGGKVVEDGTYEDLISRRDGRFRRMVEGQLAKIQVGEVEEGPEPVSEEEEQPQVEEGKDDTGVKVLEKKE is encoded by the exons ATGCTGTCAAGACAAGGCTTAGGCCTGGCAGCGAACTTCATACGTACTCCGCTCCGGAGACGCTTTCCCCCCAACCTCCCCGTCCCAGCCCACGCAGCGACATTGCATCCTCAATTACGACAGCTATTGTTTCAGTCAAGACTAAGATACTACTCGCAGTCCAGCAAGCAGGAAGGGAACAccgagaaagagaaggggcCTGAGGACGAATGCGCGCCATCTCCTATCCCCAtacatcctcctcagccAATTAAACTCCCATCTGCCACTGCATCTCCTACGACAtctcccacttcttccGGGAAAGACGCAAAACCAGATGCTTCTTCTGTTCTGAAACTTCTCACGCTCGCAAAGCCGGAATGGAAACTTTTAACTGCTGGCGTCGCCTTCCTTTCGGTGTCCACAGCTGTCAACTTGTCGATTCCATGGGCTATCGGCCGAATTATCGATTTCTTTGCGCCGGGCTCTGATGAAACGTTATTGTTTGGGTTACCCCTGGAACATGCTACTGGAGCTTTGGCAGCGATCTTACTGATTGGCGCGGCGGCCAATTCAGGTAGAAGTGTTTGTCTTCGGCTTGCTGGACAGCGTACGGTTGCTCGCATTAG GAACAAAACTTATGACAAGTATCTCTCTATGCCACCTTCTCACATCGAGACTGCTGGCGTTGGTGACGCCCTTTCTCGACTCGGTCAAGACACCTCCATTGTCGGCCAGTCGCTCAGTGAAAATCTCGGTGAAGGTCTGAAGGCTGTCCTTGGTGCTGGTGCCGGTGTCATTGCTATGTGGTTGATCTCTCCTACTCTTACCGTTGCCATGCTTTGTATCATTCCGCCTATCGCTATCGGTACCTTTTTCTATGGCCGATTCATCCGCAAATTGTCTTTGAAGACTCAAGAGGCAATGGGTGGCATGTCTAAACTCGCCGAGGAACGTTTGTCTGCCCACCGAACCATCACGTCATCCAACACCCAACCTATGGAAAAGGGACTCTATGCTTCCAAGGTCGATGGAGTCTACAAGCtccagaagaaggagactTTCGCCAACGGTATATTCCAAGGTGCAAACGAGGTTGCCGGAGACATTGGAATGATTGGTCTTTTGATCTATGGCGGTGTGCTGGTCAAACGGGGAGAAATCTCTGTTGGTGATATGACTTCGCTTTTCATCTACGTCAACTGGATTGAGTGGTCTCTCAACA CTCTTGCTGGATTCTTCACTGGTCTCATGAAGGGTGTCGGTGCTTCTCAACGTATCATCGGTCTTCAtgctctcccttctccgaTCCCACTCTCATCCGGTGAACTCTTACCCAAGGCTGATGCCGGTTCAATTGAATTGAGGAATGTCGACTTTGCGTATCCTTCTAGGCCTGACACCAAGGTCCTTAACGGTCTGAACTTGAAGATCGAcaagggagaaagaatCGCTCTTGTTGGTGGTTCTGGTTCTGGTAAATCTTCAATTCaacttctgcttctccGATTCTATGACCCCACTTCCGGCTCTGTTCTTTTCTCGGACAACGACATTCGAAAGTACATCCCTGAGTCCTGGAGATCACGCATTGGTGTGGTTCAACAGGACCCTGTATTATTTGGCGGTACCATTGAAGAGAATATTGCATACGGCCATCCCAATGCTACTCGAGGGGACATCAAGAGAGCAGCGCAAGTGGCCCACTGCGACTTTATTGAGAAGCTGCCTCAAGGCTATGACACTTTGA TCACTAAAAACAGTATGTCTGGCGgacaaaggcaaagaatTGCCATTGCTCGTGCTCTTGTCGGAAACCCCTCGGTTCTTCTGATGGATGAAGCGACAAGTGCTTTGGATTCTGAGTCCGAACGTGCT GTAAACGCCGCTCTCAATGATCTCTTCGCCAACTCGGACATCACCGTCATTCTTATTGCGCACcgtctctcttccattgcATCCGCCAATAGAGTCGTACTCTTGGAAGGTGGTAAGGTTGTTGAGGACGGCACTTATGAAGACTTGatatcaagaagagatggcagGTTCAGGAGGATGGTCGAAGGACAGTTGGCCAAGATACAGGTTGGcgaagtggaggaggggccTGAACCTGtgtcagaagaagaagagcaaccgcaggtggaagaaggcaaggatgatACAGGGGTAAAGGTTttagagaagaaagagtag
- a CDS encoding U3 small nucleolar RNA-associated protein 11, protein MVNAARKNLMSRRNHKERAQPLHRARLGHLEKHKDYVHRARDYKSKQERIRKLREKAAFRNKDEFYWGMVKGKTKGGVAIGERGFEALSTEVVKLLKSQDLGYIRVQIAKDEKAITKLRAELEVTAPASRTSEEWSAASELAEVEKLAEMGVILSPALSSKKGKGKSKAPAESHVVFVDDRDEFENYGNESEEEEQQKLEEEQVDLGWEEPQPVKKRKAKTIEPTKEEFNEEAAAEEAREYRLQLLSDLSAHLNRLKLLRQAEAKLETTKGLMGKGAVKKVREHGWVEDESQPEDRNGDRKKWQGKIWKWKMERRK, encoded by the exons ATGGTCAACGCAGCACGAAAGA ACCTTATGTCTCGCAGAAACCACAAGGAGCGGGCTCAACCTCTCCACCGTGCCCGGCTCGGTCATCTCGAAAAACACAAAGATTACGTGCACCGTGCACGAGACTACAAATCGAAGCAAGAACGTATTCGGAAGCTTCGTGAGAAGGCGGCATTCAGGAACAAGGATGAGTTTTACTGGGGTATGGTCAAGGGAAAGACCAAAGGTGGTGTAGCTATTGGAGAGCGAGGGTTCGAGGCGCTAAGCACTGAAGTCGTCAAACTTTTGAAGAGTCAGGACTTAGGTTATATCAGGGTTCAGATAgcaaaagatgaaaag GCCATCACTAAACTTCGGGCAGAACTCGAAGTCACTGCTCCCGCTTCACGCACTTCTGAGGAATGGTCCGCTGCGTCTGAGCTAGCcgaggtggagaagctcGCGGAAATGGGTGTCATTCTCAGCCCTGCTTTGTCTAgcaagaaaggaaaaggaaagagcaaAGCTCCCGCTGAGAGTCATGTGGTATTTGTAGATGATCGGGATGAAT TTGAAAATTACGGGAATGAgtccgaagaagaggaacagcAGAaattggaggaagagcaggtCGACCTAGGCTGGGAAGAACCACAGCctgtgaagaagagaaaggcaAAGACCATTGAGCCAACGAAGGAAGAGTTCAATGAGGAAGCAGCggctgaagaagcaagg GAATATCGTCTACAACTTCTTTCAGATCTTTCAGCCCACTTGAACCGACTCAAATTATTGCGTCAAGCGGAGGCTAAGTTGGAAACAACGAAAGGCCTTATGGGAAAAGGTGCTGTCAAAAAGGTGCGAGAGCATGGATGGGTTGAAGACGAATCTCAACCGGAAGATCGTAACGGGGACAGGAAGAAATGGCAGGGCAAGATctggaagtggaagatggaaaggagaaagtgA